Genomic segment of Apium graveolens cultivar Ventura unplaced genomic scaffold, ASM990537v1 ctg2964, whole genome shotgun sequence:
GATAAACAACAAAGGATGTATgcttaaattttatattttatataaaacTAAAGTATACATGATTCTATCATCACTAGCAACCACCACCAACACCAAACAAAAACTGTGAATATATGATATTTGATATGCGTCATCACAGTCTCATTAGTCTGAAGGGGAAGAGGCATGATCAACTTACAGATAATATCTTGTTACGCGTGCCATCTAATTGCATGAAATATGCCTCCAACAACATCTCGAGATCCTCAACATCATTATCATTGGAATAGTTGCTAGTGACTAAGCTCCCACTCCTCACAGAACTAAGTCTCCGAAGATTAGATGCACTAGCTATAATGTTATTTGAAGCCATGGATCCTATTAAAGCCTCAGATTGCTGAAGTTGCACCAGTTTCCTTGTTAAGTACAGTTGAGCCATATCTTCGTTGTCATCTAAAAGATGTTCAATTTCATCCCTCACCTACAATCAAATTTAAGAAGTCTGTACATTAGtatatctatctatactatattgtcAAATATGTATGACACATTTTATACACAAAACTTGTTCCAGCATTTTAACCCATGTGAAATTGCATCTTCAGATAGCAAAAATTTAGGAATCAGTAAATGCAAAAAGCTTATACAAAAAAATTGACTTTGTTTAAGGTTTTATTTTGACTCCTTGCAGTATCAAACTGATGCTAATCAATTCGTTGAATATTGTGTCCTCTCAATTTCCTGTTTTGTTTCTATATTTGTATGTATTAAAGGATTACTTGAAGTTCAGACAAATATCAAACGAATGAACAAAAAAAAGCTAAAAAAGAGAAGGAAGAGTACCTTCTGTACACGTGCAAGAAGACGAGTAAGGTTGCTTTTCAAACTCCTCACATGCTCAAGATTTTTAGTACTGACGTTCCTCGCCAATTCATCTAACACTGGATAAGCAACTCTCTCAAGATCTACCACACTAGATTCCAAGGATGTACACACTAACTCTAGTGCAATTTCCAAAATTTGGAACTCAAAGGGAAGCTCGGCCTGAAAACCTTCAACAGCTTCAGAAACAGGTAACCACTGTCCAGGCGGTGTCAGGTGTTCGGTATCATGTATAGCCAGCTGACCTACTCCATCCAACCTACGAGAACTTCTCTGAGAAAATTGAAGTCTTAGCTGATCCACAAATGGAACCACCTCTTTGCGAAGAGGATCAAGCAACAAAATTTCTTCAGCAGTAACAATTGCTTTTATGAACTCCAAATTGACAATTATTGCTTTCTCCCTAGCTGGCAAGAGGGAAGTCTAATTAGCTGTGAGAACACAATCACACACACAAAAGAACATTTGTTGTTTACCACAAGAACCAAACTGCAAATAcaatcaaataaaaaaaatataattataaaggTCAAACACACACAAAGATGCAAGGTTGGCCTAGCAGATACTCCTCTATTCTTGGCAATAAGAGGTCACGGGTTTGAGCCTCAGTGGAGGCATGGGTGTGTGAATATTTAGAATTCTGAAATTGACCATACAAAAAAAAAGTATGATCCCATGCCCAAAAATTTAACAATCTGAGCTTTCTTATATTGGAGTACTTTGAGCAATCCACATCAGTAGGAAAGAAGTTACAGGTCAAATTTTCATCTCTACTGGAGCAAACTCTGTGATACAAAATGGCGGATAAGTTCTGGTAGCACATATTTAGTCCTAAAATGATACTCCCTTCGTCCCAAAATAAACGTcctaattttttttatgttttattcACGGATTCCACACATATAAACATAGTTGTAGATATTCAACTAGCATTTTTAAGATTTGCCAAACTACACTGATCCCAGAGGCTTATTCCCCCTTAAATCCATTTCAGAAAGTTTGGACCAGACTAGAtgtcatttttatttataaatttatatattgaATTTTGCACACCTAACATCTGAACTCCATTATATACTTGAAATTGATAGCAATAACTAGCTTTGTCTTTTCGTTGTTTCACTCTGAGGCGCACAAACCTCAAGAAGTAACATCTTTCCAGCTAAACCACGATCATACTTTACTAACGTAACCACATTATAATACAATTGCAATTATAACTAGATTATCATTTATTATAGATCTGATTTCTGAACTTGATAAACTGGAACACAATAGAAAGCATGAAGGTGCTACAGATGTATTAGGGCGTTTATTGACAACGACAGTTTATTTAAACCTCACACTCACAGGAAGGCTGGTGAACATGATTATCAAAAAAAAAAGTAGTGCCTAGTTGCTTTAGAAATAGACAGCTTTACACTTAATTTCAGAAAAATAAGTTTTTTTGTAGTGTTCAACCATGTGGCCAAAGGAATAACAACTAGACGCTTATATATTGCACCAAGAACGATCTTCCTCAAAAAGTATAAAAGAGGCTGTTTAAAGGAGTTCAAACATGTGACTGAATGAGTAGCAAatagacacacacacacattgCGCCGGGGACAACCTTCAAAAACAGAAAGTCTCTTTGAAGCAGACTTCAAAATCGAAACAGCCTCAAATGGGCTTGCTACATTTTAGGAAAAAAACAGACTAGCTAGATTGTGACACTAAGATCATAAAGAATGTAGATATTTGCAAATCAGTTTGTGAAATGTTTGTAAAATGTCGTTGCACATTATTAAGCTTTG
This window contains:
- the LOC141700849 gene encoding magnesium transporter MRS2-4-like; this translates as MKKPSVSSSIRRMIIRRKTKKQQPDRTPLIAELTESNQVTITNSNSNSNSINNNTLAEMVVAGASGAKSKKKGSGSRLWMRMDKIGRSEVIECDKSTIIKRVGVPTRDLRVLLGPVFSHSSNILAREKAIIVNLEFIKAIVTAEEILLLDPLRKEVVPFVDQLRLQFSQRSSRRLDGVGQLAIHDTEHLTPPGQWLPVSEAVEGFQAELPFEFQILEIALELVCTSLESSVVDLERVAYPVLDELARNVSTKNLEHVRSLKSNLTRLLARVQKVRDEIEHLLDDNEDMAQLYLTRKLVQLQQSEALIGSMASNNIIASASNLRRLSSVRSGSLVTSNYSNDNDVEDLEMLLEAYFMQLDGTRNKILSVREYIDDTEDYVNIQLDNQRNELIQLQLTLTIASFAIAVETLVAGMFGMNINCQLYDMHGIFGTFVGVLTAVCVLIFFIILGYARWKKLLGS